A window from Dermacentor albipictus isolate Rhodes 1998 colony chromosome 10, USDA_Dalb.pri_finalv2, whole genome shotgun sequence encodes these proteins:
- the LOC139050768 gene encoding CB1 cannabinoid receptor-interacting protein 1-like isoform X1 produces the protein MVDEPSRSFKVVLSLQREGNNHGDVHYKVDGARFGTESTIKLNVETSYTLTLCFRPAQTLESVSLMGSRYSPKEKSRDLSSSSYCITWSSLGMGVTKNGRRDKIPLALQILDVGELMVNLQVKFYKEKDTEHVTWGNALHQIDLDCEVSRSSGSLVVNKQSFR, from the exons ATGGTCGACGAACCGAGCCGCAGTTTCAAGGTTGTTTTATCCCTGCAGCGCGAAGGAAACAACCACGGGGACGTTCATTACAAG gtGGATGGAGCCCGCTTCGGAACTGAGAGCACAATTAAACTGAACGTTGAAACATCCTATACGCTAACGTTGTGCTTTAGACCAGCACAAACATTAGA GAGCGTCTCACTCATGGGATCACGATACTCTCCCAAGGAGAAATCGCGGGACCTCAGCTCTTCGTCCTACTGCATCACATGGTCGAGCCTTGGCATGGGCGTCACAAAGAACGGTAGGCGGGATAAAATCCCGCTTGCATTACAG ATTCTTGATGTTGGTGAGCTAATGGTTAACTTGCAAGTCAAGTTCTACAAGGAAAAGGACACGGAACATGTTACATGGGGTAACGCCCTGCACCAGATTGACCTTGATTGCGAAGTGAGCCGCTCATCGGGGAGCCTAGTGGTCAACAAGCAAAGCTTTCGGTAA
- the LOC139050768 gene encoding CB1 cannabinoid receptor-interacting protein 1-like isoform X2: protein MFTSTVDGARFGTESTIKLNVETSYTLTLCFRPAQTLESVSLMGSRYSPKEKSRDLSSSSYCITWSSLGMGVTKNGRRDKIPLALQILDVGELMVNLQVKFYKEKDTEHVTWGNALHQIDLDCEVSRSSGSLVVNKQSFR, encoded by the exons ATGTTTACATCAACG gtGGATGGAGCCCGCTTCGGAACTGAGAGCACAATTAAACTGAACGTTGAAACATCCTATACGCTAACGTTGTGCTTTAGACCAGCACAAACATTAGA GAGCGTCTCACTCATGGGATCACGATACTCTCCCAAGGAGAAATCGCGGGACCTCAGCTCTTCGTCCTACTGCATCACATGGTCGAGCCTTGGCATGGGCGTCACAAAGAACGGTAGGCGGGATAAAATCCCGCTTGCATTACAG ATTCTTGATGTTGGTGAGCTAATGGTTAACTTGCAAGTCAAGTTCTACAAGGAAAAGGACACGGAACATGTTACATGGGGTAACGCCCTGCACCAGATTGACCTTGATTGCGAAGTGAGCCGCTCATCGGGGAGCCTAGTGGTCAACAAGCAAAGCTTTCGGTAA